The Aspergillus nidulans FGSC A4 chromosome VII nucleotide sequence AAAACACTCTAAAACCGCTGTAGAACCGAAAGGTGGTAGATACCTGTGCCAGTTGTTTCCTTGCGGGGACGCCCGCGACCTCTCTTAGGTCCATCTGGACGAACGGGGGTAGAGCCCACAGGGTATTTGCGAGGACGGCCTCTacctcttttctctcctgtAGCGGGTGTTGCGGGCGTAGAGGTGGTTGAAGTGGCGTCTGTTGCGATCTGTCAATGGAAACCATGTCAGCCTTTTGCGATCCACAAGATCTATTCCAATCATTATTCGCAACCGATTCTCCTCACTCATGAGGATATCTACCATACAGGCTTCAACTTCACGTACTCTTTTGGAAGGTGTatcagcctctccagcttcttcaacaactgAAACGCTCTCTGACTTGCGCTTCCTGCCAAGCGCCATGATTGTTGCAGAGAACGAAATGGTGACGAACTCGCGAAAGGTAACTTAACGATTAGATGGGGAAGAAGCGCAATTATGAATGAAAGGGAAGCGaatgacgaagatgatgtgGCAGAATACGATGAGGCGTTTGCAGTCAAATTAAAGCTCGAGCGTCAACGCGTCTGTAGAAATGACAGCGTTAGTCTCCGTAGCTGCGGTAGAAGATGGATTCTTGAATTTGATTCAATTTTCACTCCCTTCTCTTGGGACTAGCACTCAGTTCTTGACGAAGGGTTTTCTAAATAAGAACTTACCACCGCAAGGTCTTGGACCAAAAAATAGTGAAGACTGATGTgatgagatggagacgagacTTGAAAGCAATCAATAGTCCAGATAACCTGTCTGAGCGGCGAGACGCGACACTAGCCTACCTACCGCGCCGGTGGGCCCTGGTCGATCATCCACGTGATACATACGGAGTAATGTTCTGGGCATTGACACTGGTAGATTCATACGAGGGGTCGTTTTGCTTCATGTCTGATATCTATGACAAGATCTGACCCAGGACATGAAATGCTGGTATTGCGAATCATTGCGCGGGCATTCGAGTATCTGCCGGGGAGGAAGGTGATATCTCCTAGACTGCATGTATCGATGGGCTGGTATTTTCCAGAGTCAGTGACATGAACGCCTTTCTGATTCGAGATCAAAGCTTTGAAATAAGCTGTCGAGTCATCTAGGCCTTGCCAGAACCAATCGATATCATATCTCCGACTCAGTTGCGGAAATTCCGCTAACCCCACAGCGCAGAGGTTCGCGAGTTTGCCGCCCTTTGCAACCGCAAGCCGGTTTGAGGTATGATCCTCGCTGGGAGCTAAAATGATGGTATTAGTCGGCTGAGTCGGCTTTACTCCAACCTGGGGCAGCTTTAAaatctcccagccctcggctctgctctctctcttctcaaTGAGAGACGCAGAGGCAATCGCGACGGCTTACGCGCAGGAGGCTTCTTGGTTAGAGATCGGACAGACCCCAGTCTCAGCCAACAGGAGCGACTTCGACGTCATAACAGCCATGGATAACCGAGGTCAACATACGCACCTCACACAGAGCGGCGAGATTTCGCAAATCCCAGTCGAACATCTATATCTCACTTTTGATACTCCTCTACCTGTGCCCGTGGGTCTTTCTTCCCCGCGTCCCGGCCGCCCAGCTCCACCGCCATATCCAGATCTATCAAAGTATGCTTCGCCGTTTCTCTGGAGTAAGCCACGCAAGTCCGTGATCACCTGGATATCATGCGGTGTGACCGCAATGAGTGCGTACGCCGCTGGTGAATACACGCCCCCAGCCGATGAGCTCACTGCAAAGTGGAATGTGGATAGGGTCGTCTACAACCTAGGGATTACGCTCTTTTGCCTTGGATTTGGGATCGCGCCAATGGTCCTTGCCCCATTTTCAGAAATCAATGGCAGACGGCCGATCTTTGTATCTAGTGGCCTTGTATTCACTGGTGAGTTACAGTCGCGATCGAGTAACATGAAGAAATGTAAAGGTGGTTCTGATGGTATGCAGTCTGCCTTATTGGTTGTGGAGCGACAGACTCATTTGCGGGTTTACTTGTCGCGAGGTTTTTTCTGGGGATTGGTGGATGTATGTACATCCTTTATGTATCGTGGGTTCGGGAAAATGTTATTGACTTGCTTTGCCCTCACAGCCACCTTTTCGACAATGGTCGGAGGAGTTATAAGCGACATCTATCACGCAGGGGACCGCAATACCCCCATGTCGTACTTCTCCGGCTCTGTTCTCTTTGGAACAGGCCTAGGTCCACTTATTTCCGGCTTTATCCAGCGCCGGGCGAACTGGCGATGGATCTATTATTCTCAAGCAATTGCCGCGGCAGTTTTTCTCGTCatactcttcttcttccttagCGAAACACGCGGTAGTGTACTTTTGAGCCGCAAAGCCAAAACATTGAATAAGTACTACGATTTGCTCGAGGAAGCGGGCTACTACGGCGTGGTCTTTGATGCCAATGAGACAACGGAAAAGGCGCAAGTTCAGCGGATCAGATGGAAGGTTAAGAGTGACGAAGAGCGTGACTCTCTGGCTAAGATGGTTTCAATTTCTTGCTACAGACCATTTCGTGAGTGCCCTTTGACGTCCACTGAACAAAAGGAGCGGGCTGGAACCGACTGACACGTATACCAAAagatcttctttccaccgAGCCAgttgtctttttcttctcgctctGGGTTGCGTTCAGTTGGGCAATTCTTTACCTTAAATTCAGCGCAGTACCCCTAGTCTTTTCGACAAACCATCAGTTCAATATTGAGCAGAACGGGGCGGTTTTTTCTGGTATGACTTACCCTAGCACTTACTGCCAGTGCTAACAACAGTCCATAGCGGTTTCTATTGCTGCAATTGTAGGCACAGTGCTGAGTGTAAACCAAGAAAGATTAGCTGCGCGATTCGGCAAGATATCAAATAGCCCAGAAGGACGGTTATACTTCGCCTGCGTCGAATCAATATTGATGCCAGTTGGCTTATTCTGGTTTGGATGGACGTCATACTCCTCGATCCCTTGGATCGTTCCAACCGTTGCCATCGGTTGCTCAACCATTGGCATTCTGTCCATATACCTGGCTACGTTCAACTACCTTGCCGATACGTACCACCGATACGCCAGCTCTGCTATTGCCGCTCAATCTTTTTGTACGCTTATTTCTCTCCAGCCTGAGTTTCGGACGCGGTGGTGATCATAGGTGCTAACGACTTCTAGGCCGTAACGTCCTTGGCGGTATTTTTCCATTGGTCACAAATGCCATGTTCACCAACTTAGGATATCCAGCCGCCTGCAGCCTTTTGGGAGGGATTGTAAGGAAGCGTTCCTAATGCTAGTGTTTGCCGAGCTGACATGGATCAGGGTATCCTATTGACGATCGTACCGTGGGTATTGGTCTTCTACGGCCCCAAGATCCGCGCACGAAGCAAGTTTGCAAGTGTAGGTGGTTAGACGAACTATTGACTGGCGCTGTACTTACCATCACCCAGGAAATTATGCATCACGACTGAATTGCCTATACTTGTGGCCTTTGCACGGGAGTTGCTGTTGCCGCAATAGCACACCGGGTTCAGAGCTCGCATATATCAACCAGCGAGACCTTGGAAGTACCGAATCCTCCAAGCTGGTGGCCAGAATACTTCATAAAGACTGAACTAGGCGATGTGGTACCTATCGTAGAAAATAAACTCCGTGCCAATGTGTTCTGCAGTTCAACAGCATCTGTCAAGGCCTTGATCACCGCGGTTTTCATGGTTTCAATACCCTCCTCCAGCCTGGGCTCCAAGCTGATGAATTCGTTCGAGCGATGGTGTGAACAGATTGCGCCATCGGCAGTGATCTCCATTGGCCGCCAGGTTTGAACTGTCGGCCGAGCCACGCTCCTCCCGAGTGAAAATCGGCCGACAAATGCGGgtgagaagaaagctgagCAAGTGAAAGAGACTGGAAAAGCAGCGAGAACTTGAGGGTTAATATACCTGGGGTAAAGGGAATCGAGGACTCGAGGTCGCAGGTACGAACAACCCAGGCAGTGAAGCAAGATCC carries:
- a CDS encoding uncharacterized protein (transcript_id=CADANIAT00008333), with protein sequence MRDAEAIATAYAQEASWLEIGQTPVSANRSDFDVITAMDNRGQHTHLTQSGEISQIPVEHLYLTFDTPLPVPVGLSSPRPGRPAPPPYPDLSKYASPFLWSKPRKSVITWISCGVTAMSAYAAGEYTPPADELTAKWNVDRVVYNLGITLFCLGFGIAPMVLAPFSEINGRRPIFVSSGLVFTVCLIGCGATDSFAGLLVARFFLGIGGSTFSTMVGGVISDIYHAGDRNTPMSYFSGSVLFGTGLGPLISGFIQRRANWRWIYYSQAIAAAVFLVILFFFLSETRGSVLLSRKAKTLNKYYDLLEEAGYYGVVFDANETTEKAQVQRIRWKVKSDEERDSLAKMVSISCYRPFPVSIAAIVGTVLSVNQERLAARFGKISNSPEGRLYFACVESILMPVGLFWFGWTSYSSIPWIVPTVAIGCSTIGILSIYLATFNYLADTYHRYASSAIAAQSFCRNVLGGIFPLVTNAMFTNLGYPAACSLLGGIGILLTIVPWVLVFYGPKIRARSKFASEIMHHD